Proteins from one Carassius auratus strain Wakin linkage group LG28B, ASM336829v1, whole genome shotgun sequence genomic window:
- the LOC113067829 gene encoding noggin-1 → MDLPQGLVTVYLLLVSLAQCQHYYLLRPIPSDTLPLLELKEDPDPIYDPRERDLNETELRSALGDFDSRFLSVNPPQDRYTGNEDLEELDLQQQNPTGMMPKDIKNLDFDAQWGKKRKASKKLKRRLQMWLWSYSFCPVLYAWNDLGARFWPRFVRAGSCYSKRSCSVPEGMVCKPAKSTHITLLRWRCVQRRGALKCAWIPVQYPIITECKCSCAN, encoded by the coding sequence ATGGATCTCCCGCAGGGCTTGGTGACGGTGTACCTGCTCTTGGTGTCTCTCGCTCAGTGTCAGCACTATTATCTTCTCAGACCCATTCCGAGTGACACTTTACCCCTGCTGGAGCTCAAGGAGGACCCTGACCCCATCTACGACCCGCGAGAGCGGGACCTAAACGAGACCGAGCTGCGGAGCGCGCTTGGGGACTTTGACAGCCGCTTTCTGTCCGTCAATCCTCCTCAGGACCGCTACACCGGCAACGAGGATCTGGAGGAGCTGGACCTCCAGCAGCAGAACCCCACCGGGATGATGCCCAAAGACATCAAGAACCTGGACTTTGACGCGCAGTGGGGCAAGAAGCGTAAGGCCAGCAAGAAGCTGAAGCGCAGGCTGCAGATGTGGCTCTGGTCCTACTCGTTTTGTCCGGTGCTGTACGCGTGGAACGACCTCGGCGCGCGCTTCTGGCCTCGCTTTGTGCGCGCGGGGAGCTGCTACAGTAAGCGCTCCTGCTCGGTGCCGGAGGGAATGGTGTGCAAACCGGCCAAATCCACGCACATCACGCTGCTACGATGGAGATGCGTGCAGAGGCGAGGCGCACTCAAGTGCGCGTGGATACCGGTGCAGTATCCCATCATCACCGAGTGCAAATGCTCCTGTGCGAACTGA